TTCAGATTGATGTGAAAAATAGCTCGATTGTTCATTATGTGACAAACAACAATAAAtagatgagtgaccgagtgtatTGGAGTTGATGGTGAACTAAATCTAAGCAAAATAACTCCAAGACAATTTTGATTGAAAGAAGAGGCATATGTACCAAAAGAAGACTTGGGATCGAGATGCATAATATTTCAGTAAGCTGATATGCAAACTTAAATTGTTGAGAATGCATCAAGGAATTTGAGGAATTATTGAGATGGTTGAATCTTCACGAATTTTTGATAATCCTTCGTTAGCATGTAAACATATTTTGTAATCGATAACACCAAATTTGAATAAGTTATGATGAAGGTAGAAAACATTATAACAAAATATCAGCATAGTAAGAGAAAAATGAAGCACAAGCAACACTTACATTCTCAGGCAAGCAATATCCATGGTCAATGGGAACCAGCACCATTTGTTCTCCCTCTTCATTTTTGCGAATTAATATATTCCCAGCATGGCGATCAGCATTTGCCAACCGAATATCCAGAACAGATATCTTGTGAACCTCCTGCACAGGGAACACTCTAGGCCCCATATCCTCGCAGCTTCCATTGTTTTCCACAAATGCTTGTAAGGATCCAATCTTGAAATTCTTGGGCACATAGTCACACGGCTCAGAATTATGGAAACCGGTATCAAAGCACCACACCATGGCTGTAGGAGGAACACCAGCAAATCCTGCTTCATCATCTAAACGCTTACCACTGATAGGGTGATCGAGGATGTATGCTGCGACCTCCCTTAAAGCTCCTTCTCCGACGCGTGTCCCTTTCTTCAAACCTTCACCATTATCTGATAAAGGAAGCCCTCGAGGATTATTCTCAGCCATTGGCTCCTCGTCAATTGGCTTGAAGATAGCTACATACTTTTGGCCTGAACCATCTTGCATAAAGTATGCTCCCCCAGTGCCTTCCGAGGACATCATCGGTAGATTACCCTTCTCCAATCCAGAGGAAGCAGAAcgaattagttctgagatcacCCGCGACAATTCAACTTTTCGATCATCAATAACCGGCTTGATCCAAGGATCCTTGTAAAGCAGTGTCCCGGCGACTATTTGAGGATCACAGACTCCATCCTTTTCTTTCACAAGAGGGGCATCAATTGAAAGTTCAAAATCCTTCTCAAAAGGTTTAGTCCTGACTTTTGCACATTTCCTGATCAGCAAATGAATCACAGCGTCGTTTTCCCTACTGAGATCATCAATCAACTGGTGATCATCAAGCTCCTCACCGTCACATATGATCTTATGGTCGTGAACATCACTCAAGTCCTTACCTCTCTTTGCGAGCTGCTGCTTGATGTACCCAATGTTGCGGCTCCGTTCAACTTTGAAATTATATGTTTCGCCAGAGACAGTTCTCACAATAATATATCGGAGATCGGAGAACCTAATCACAAGGTGCAGAACATTTCCATCGCCCACGCCATAATCCCGGAGCAGGCTATTATTCCGTGCCAGCTCCCTCCCGCCGAACACCAGCTTCGGCTTCTTCACGGCAAATTTATGGATCCGAAGCTTTACAGAAGCGATCGATTCAGACTCTAATACTCGGAGCGGAATCACAGACGACTGAGGGGCCTGGAGATAAATGAGGATGGACTCCTGCGAGCAATGCCAAGACCGGTTCCCGTCGAAACGTACAGTGGACACCGGCGAGTCCTCCCGAACGGGGCTGAGAGTGAGAACCCCGGACGACATTTTCTCACCGTGAGAGGGAAGAATCAAAGAAGCGCCTTTTGCCTCTAGGacagaaggaggaagaagaaaggcgagatttttttccttcagaaaaaAATCTACAGCCCAACCTCAACTATATCCATTTCCCACCACCAACAGAAGTGGGGGAAAACCTACCGATCTAGAATCGGAGCAAACCCTAAACGCGGAATGAGAAAAGGGAAATTCCAGAAAACCTTACAAATTCCTCCGAAACAAAGACGCCGAAGAAGCATCAACCAGGAAGCTACCCAATCAACATGTTGATTGCTGGATAAAAACTCACGACGACGATTGATCCGCAGAGATCGTTTCTTACCGGAGTGGGAAGAACCGAAAACAGACGGAATCAAATCGCGAGGGGGGCCGTGGCAGGGAAGGCGGGTTTTGATGCGTCCCGTCGCCTGCTCGATCGCGATCCGAATGCTAAATTTAGCTTTTTGGATTGGATTGGAATGCTCGTTGTCGAGAGGCGGAGAAGATTTTGGGGGAGGAGAGCGAGGAAGACGTTCCTCTTTGCATGCGATAGGACCGAGACTAGACGACGTCGAAACCAACCGAAGGCGTTAAGAGTGAAATTGACAGTTAAGTCCTTGTACTTTAACTTATATTGGCGGTGCTTGGAAGACTCTGGAAGGGGgcctaattttatatttatccaAAAATATTAATCTACGTGGCATaaaatttgacaaaaaaataaaagGCAGCAATTATTTTCATTATCCTTGATAAAatgtatttaattattattattataaaaataatttaaattataaaatattaaaatcacactttatccattttttttttaatttcaaaaacactCATCTTCTAATAATGTTATAGTACTTTTAATCAAACTCCTACatgttataatatttttaattaaaattactaagctaaattaaaattactttaatcaAATTATTGTATATCTTAATTTAATTTGCTTCACTAAGTATATACGCATGCATATACCTAATTAATCAAAGGGttatagatttattttaatagggtaGAAATTAATTTTCGATAACACATGTCTCGAAAAAAAACCTTtttcataattatttatttatttttattgcatgTATTGTCGGGATGTATTGACCACTAAACTCGCACAAATTGATATTTACTTTGatgtatttttatcaaaaaaaaatttgcaaaatTTGATTTTTTACTGATTAATTAATATTGATGCATTTTAACGACCAATTTAACAGCTAAGCCCACATTTTACTTTCTTCGTCACTAAGGCTATGTTTACTCTGACAGAAGAAGAGAGTAATAGATGCCTACAAACCTTAGCTTTATTGTTTACTTTGAGGAAGACTGGGTGGATGTGTAACATAGCGTAAAGTCCCTCAAACGATTCACGAAAAGGTTGAACAAGGCTGCAAAGGAGATGAAGTTGTATATGTAAGATGGTAACACTCTATTTAATTGAATGGTAACCCTGGGCGAACTGTCACCATgtcatttttttatataatctaGGTGTATGGACTTTCGATCCATGCTGCAAAAGGTTGGAACTGCTAACCTAACGGCCCCCTCaacccggccccacaagtatgagagggagtaaatcacgatgaatacgggcccagctatgacatgacggtctcaggtgtttagcacggacagatattgatgttatcgcatttgctgccgcagaccctcgacctctcgactcatgctgcaagaatccatgtcataaccagttgatcccgcccgtgggggcgTATGGACTTTCGATCCAGCTAGTTCAAGAGGTGGACGACTTGGCCCCTCAGACCAACCATTAGATATATCCAAAAGTATGAGCAGTTCGTCACATAGTAAAAAAATGTCTTACAGTGTGCGAGACTTGAATCATGGATGCTTAGAAAAATACTTGAACATTTTATCATGGTACCATGGCCGACGGACACCATCTCATATAACCATATTGTATTAACTATACTCAACAAAGtacattgatcctgtccgaaagttagAGGTGGAGCACTGGATAGGTGtctatgatgttgactgagcgaAGACCTCTGGATTGGATCAAGGACCCTTGGTTGGTGCGCTAGGCTCCCTGCACATACTCAAATGATTCCATAGAACGTCAGCGCCCAAAAATTAGGGAAGAGGTTCTTGATGAAGACTCTCCGACGTTCAAATCAGTATATCGCCTGAGTGAGAAGTAGAACAGTAGGAACGAATGGCAAGTTGCATGCGTAGTATAATGTATGAAGTGTGCGTACCTTTCCATCGGAGAAGACCCTCTTTTTATATATCATCTCTATGACTTCCGCAATCATGAGATGACAGAGAGTATCGGGTATAAAAAGTTGTTGTACAGTGGAATATATGTATCCTGGAAGGCGTATAGCCAGTCCAAGGAATCTTCCACTATCCGTGTGCACCATCATTGTAACTAACGCCATCAATGAGTCGGTTAAAAGAATATGCAGTCATAATGTGTCGGCTGAGGGGAAGCATAATCGCCTTCGATGAAGGTTCCTTGAACCTGTATCATCTCAGAAGAATATTCTTTGACAAATAGTTATTATTTTCTAACAAGTTGTTAGGATTTTTTGACAATGTTGTATCCTGAGCATATGCCGACCGGGAGTTGTCCTGCCCGGGTACATGTTATGACGAATAATGAATGAAACCTTGAGTTTTACAAGGCTAGCCAACAATCGACGCTGCCCTGATATATATGTGATAATGCTGAAGATTTGAGTGAAATATTGCCCTGTCTTTAGAGATGTCCAGATATCTATTATGATTATGGAGATTTGAGTGAAATACCGTCCTATCCTCAGGGACGCCCGAGCATCTGTTACAGTTCTGAAGATTTGAGTGAAATACCGCATTATCTTTAGGGATACCTGAACATCTGTTATGGTTCTAGGTAAAACCATAGAAACAGGTCCCTTGAGCTCGAACAATTTTATGGCCGTCCTGCCGTATATAGTCGCTCATCTCTTGGAGAATGGGAAACTAAGCCCCAAGGGACAATACTGACCTTTCGATGGGGTGCCCTCATAGCTGAAAACTGGTTCCTCTTCACTGAAGTAATATCTTGAGCTATTCAGATCCAATCGAGTTATTGAGACCTACCCGACTATACCTATAACTGGGATGCTCGTTCCTCAGGCGGGACCGACTCTTAGGTAGGTCGTCCTTGAATTGGGGGCCTTAGTACTAGATGAGAGGCTAGGCTCTGCCGAAGGGTGATCCTTTGATCACCACCTTTCCTTGACTTGGACCTCTGCCTCACCTTGACTTCGCCTTCCACGTTAGCTCGAGGCTCTTATTTAACACCCCATATCATACATATTGGGCATCGTCTCCCCTCCCAAGTAAACAGAGACATAGATAGTAGCGAAACTCATGGTGAGGTTAGAATGTAAACGAAGCATCAACCCACATAATTTCACTAGAGATGGCATATcttgttgggttgcaaggttataaacaaagtcccatattgaaaatacatgggaaaaaatcatggatttataagggaaagatatctctattggtatgaagtCATTTGGATatagcctaaaaataaaatcatgagagcttaggcctaaagtagacaatatcataccattgtagacatatctaaattttttttggtcagaacaattggtatcagagcatggacTGCAGAAGATTCAAGGGACCAAACATCATATTGTTGGGTTGCaaataaagtcccacattgaaaatacatgggaaagatcatgaatttataaggaaaaaatatctccattgatatgacgtcttttgggtagaacccaaaaattaaaccatgagggcttagacccataGATGGGATCAAGGAGTTTTGTTTCacacaatatttttttattttcatgtatTGTACATTCAGAAATTGATTTTCAGGACATGCTCGGTAGGTGGCGATGCGGTTGACTGGCAGAAGACTTTGTGAAGGAGAGAAAGATGATGAATTGGAACAAGAAGAGAACTCCGAGTGTGTTTCTCTTCTCTGCACACACTCAAGAGAGTATACAAAACGTCAATGTCCAacaaccagggaaggggtctctgGCGAATGCCCTTCGATGTTCAAgtcagtgttggatcgagaagcgctagagggggggggggtgaatagcgctcgtgactttcactttttgAATTCATAAATCATACgaaaaactaacagagtaataagtAGCGGAAAATTAGAACAAGCACACAGACACGacggaatttacttcgttcggagcctgtgacgactcctactcgaaggcccgcaatccttgatcgcttttcgtgggcaacaactataagaacgaatagagtacaagtattacaattAAGTACAATTGAAAAAGACAGTTATACCAACAACAGTATAGTAAtttgaagattcggagctccgggtcgtcggtgtcaagtcgcagcacttccgggtcgtcttgttagcagctagttgcaaagggatcgcttggaattcgttgattgaaggtgctgctcgaaacccccttttaaatagtgctcaaggcgccctaaagcccatccaaggcgccttaaactagtcgagtcgcccgcgtggatcaagcctgaattggtcgtgacttatcccttcaaggcgccttctgtgctctccaatgcgccttcatccaccagtccaaggcgccttgagcttcctccaaggcgcctccaggcttgCTTCGTGGATAGCTCAGCTTTGCAtcagaggcacctccaagctccatggaggcgcctcggacactgttcatccgaggctaagttgtgctcatttggtcctgcaaaaagtgttagtcccaaacacataccttgcaaaaccaagttagcacaaaacaacaaagaaatagaatataatgacagtctccagactgtccgagtctgacttcagatttccgaccggaaaccctaggtcgatctgacgcctactgtttcctctacggggaacgcgtcctcacctactccactcaggagatttacctgttgccagtgcgatcctccagatcgactggacttttgctcggtgctcgctgcttccggactttctgctggacttccattttctggctggtccagtctttcacctggttcgcgacaccaggactttccacctagggttaccccctaggacttttgcctgaagcactcgacccaccaagactttccgcatagggttaccaccccctatgacctaggtttaccaccccctagggttttcaccttgcctaaccgcagttagggcttttgcctaagtacacttaggactttcctgcaatctcattcagactgttagatcaccacacaccttaactttgaatcctttgccattatcaaaacttaggttcgatcgtcggatgctttccgcaccaacaatctcccctttttgattatggcaacccgaattcaaagttaagtaaaacaaatacataaacatatttaaaagatttaagtgagcaagcttaagtatataaattcaaatataagcataacttaagctaacacttaaactttgtgaagctcccccttaatatagggctttctttttgaatcagattttttacttttgaatttccctactctccctctttgtcatttatcaaaaaataagctagttgaaagtaagttttaagtttttagaaaaaacaaATTAGGCATTTGAAAGAAGGTAAAAATACttgtgtaacacttagcttataattaaaaaaaattgtcaGCTAAGGGAGGAGGActtaaaaaggaatatttttctccTAAGTTTAAAATGCTAATATATGGTTGACTTCGAAGGAtgactttagccacttttgaaacttagttgtttttagaaaaaatacttaactaaattttgaaaaacttagctagattttaaagaatttttagagccaaattatttttaaaaaaatttgaagtctcttagcagaaatcttttgaaagcaatgagtttaaattttgcaagtaaagaaatatgctttttaatacttttagctaagtatagaatgaatctaagaggtaacttagaaaagtattttagcaaaaatttataa
This region of Zingiber officinale cultivar Zhangliang chromosome 9A, Zo_v1.1, whole genome shotgun sequence genomic DNA includes:
- the LOC122020415 gene encoding phosphatidylinositol 4-kinase gamma 4-like; this encodes MSSGVLTLSPVREDSPVSTVRFDGNRSWHCSQESILIYLQAPQSSVIPLRVLESESIASVKLRIHKFAVKKPKLVFGGRELARNNSLLRDYGVGDGNVLHLVIRFSDLRYIIVRTVSGETYNFKVERSRNIGYIKQQLAKRGKDLSDVHDHKIICDGEELDDHQLIDDLSRENDAVIHLLIRKCAKVRTKPFEKDFELSIDAPLVKEKDGVCDPQIVAGTLLYKDPWIKPVIDDRKVELSRVISELIRSASSGLEKGNLPMMSSEGTGGAYFMQDGSGQKYVAIFKPIDEEPMAENNPRGLPLSDNGEGLKKGTRVGEGALREVAAYILDHPISGKRLDDEAGFAGVPPTAMVWCFDTGFHNSEPCDYVPKNFKIGSLQAFVENNGSCEDMGPRVFPVQEVHKISVLDIRLANADRHAGNILIRKNEEGEQMVLVPIDHGYCLPENFEDCTFEWLYWPQARQHFDHRTINYIKALDAEEDIALLKYYGWNLSPECTRTLCISTMLLKKGAERGLTPYDIGSIMCRETIHKESKIEEMIREANDAALPGTSEAVFLETLSEIMDRHLDRVKII